The following proteins are co-located in the Micromonospora viridifaciens genome:
- a CDS encoding CBS domain-containing protein has product MRTWQVSDVMTRDVATVGAETPYRQIVDVLIGRGVSAVPVVDDFRRVLGVVSEADLLHKMERAGHPDGRRVFEGRRRRTAREKAGALVARDLMTAPAVTTCPWAALPAAARLMDREAVKRLPVLDDLGRLVGIVTRGDLLRVHLRSDAEIREDVVEEVLRRVLAVRDGLVTVQVRDGEVTLDGRLDRRSGVDLAGRLAAQVSGVVQVHNVVAYDVDDTTLMELDPVHATPVA; this is encoded by the coding sequence ATGCGGACATGGCAGGTAAGCGACGTGATGACCAGGGACGTCGCGACGGTCGGTGCGGAGACCCCGTACCGCCAGATCGTCGACGTGTTGATCGGGCGGGGCGTGAGCGCCGTGCCGGTGGTGGACGACTTCCGGCGGGTGCTGGGCGTGGTCTCCGAGGCGGACCTCCTGCACAAGATGGAGCGGGCCGGGCACCCCGACGGGCGGCGGGTCTTCGAGGGGCGACGCCGGCGCACCGCCCGGGAGAAGGCGGGCGCGCTCGTGGCGCGGGACCTGATGACCGCCCCGGCGGTGACCACGTGCCCATGGGCGGCACTGCCGGCGGCGGCCCGGCTGATGGATCGCGAGGCGGTCAAGCGGTTGCCCGTGCTGGACGACCTCGGCCGGCTGGTGGGCATCGTGACCCGCGGTGACCTGCTCCGGGTACACCTGCGCAGCGACGCGGAGATCCGCGAGGACGTGGTGGAGGAGGTGCTGCGCCGGGTGCTCGCGGTGCGGGACGGTCTGGTCACCGTCCAGGTCCGCGACGGCGAGGTCACCCTCGACGGCCGGTTGGACCGGCGCAGCGGCGTCGACCTCGCCGGCCGGCTCGCCGCCCAGGTGAGCGGCGTTGTGCAGGTGCACAACGTGGTCGCCTACGACGTGGACGACACCACGCTGATGGAGCTGGACCCGGTGCACGCCACGCCGGTCGCCTGA
- a CDS encoding alpha-ketoacid dehydrogenase subunit beta yields MATMTMAKALNAALADAMLDDERVVVFGEDVGQLGGVFRITDGLQARFGDKRCFDTPLAEAGIVGFAVGLAMSGLRPVVEMQFDAFAYPAFEQIASHVAKLRNRTRGALGVPIVIRVPYAGGIGGVEHHCDSSEAYYAHTPGLKVVTPATVEDAYSLLREAIEDPDPVVFMEPKKLYFSSAEAELPARTAPFGTAVVRRTGTDATLVAYGPAVPVALAAAEAAREEGWDLEVVDVRSIVPFDDATVTASVRKTGRCVVIQEAQGFAGVGAEIAARVQERCFHALHAPVLRVSGLDIPYPAPMLEHTHLPSVDRVLDTVARLQWDDQPDSRWVAA; encoded by the coding sequence ATGGCCACCATGACCATGGCGAAGGCGCTCAACGCCGCGCTCGCCGACGCGATGCTGGACGACGAGCGGGTGGTCGTCTTCGGCGAGGATGTCGGGCAGCTGGGCGGCGTCTTCCGGATCACCGACGGCCTGCAGGCCCGGTTCGGCGACAAGCGCTGCTTCGACACCCCGCTCGCCGAGGCCGGCATCGTCGGCTTCGCCGTCGGCCTGGCCATGTCCGGGCTGCGGCCGGTGGTCGAGATGCAGTTCGACGCGTTCGCGTACCCGGCGTTCGAGCAGATCGCCTCGCACGTGGCGAAGCTGCGCAACCGCACCCGGGGCGCGCTCGGCGTGCCCATCGTGATCCGCGTGCCGTACGCCGGCGGCATCGGCGGCGTGGAGCACCACTGCGACTCCTCCGAGGCGTACTACGCGCACACCCCGGGCCTGAAGGTGGTCACCCCGGCCACCGTCGAGGACGCGTACTCGCTGCTGCGCGAGGCGATCGAGGACCCGGACCCGGTCGTGTTCATGGAGCCGAAGAAGCTCTACTTCTCCAGCGCCGAGGCGGAGCTGCCGGCCCGTACCGCGCCGTTCGGCACGGCCGTCGTACGCCGGACCGGCACCGACGCCACCCTGGTCGCGTACGGTCCGGCGGTGCCGGTGGCGCTGGCGGCGGCCGAGGCCGCCCGCGAGGAGGGCTGGGACCTGGAGGTCGTCGACGTGCGCAGCATCGTGCCGTTCGACGACGCCACGGTCACCGCCTCGGTCCGGAAGACCGGCCGGTGTGTGGTGATCCAGGAAGCGCAGGGCTTCGCCGGGGTCGGCGCGGAGATCGCCGCCCGGGTGCAGGAGCGCTGCTTCCACGCGCTGCACGCCCCGGTGCTGCGGGTGTCCGGCCTGGACATCCCGTACCCGGCACCGATGCTGGAGCACACCCACCTGCCCTCGGTGGACCGGGTGCTGGACACCGTGGCCCGCCTGCAGTGGGACGACCAGCCGGACTCCCGGTGGGTGGCGGCATGA
- a CDS encoding L,D-transpeptidase, with protein MDVRRRFTLLAVTMATTPLVVAGCTAGPKAVKLGQEKKPPSLTVTPADHTKDVPISAEVGTTVSGGKITAVRLTDDKGAQVPAEPREDGSGWVPTKPLQNSRTYIAEVTATGDSGKTTTQKTTFTTAAKSDKSPITSTLYFTDNETYGTAMPLVVKFEPAIPKEARADVQRRLFVKTDPPQPGTWSWIADGTQVEYRAPDFWKPGTKISVRSGLQGLPIGKDAIGDADHSATAKIGRQVSLDIDNATKQMAVYQDGKLLRKIPVSLGKESTPTSSGNMVIMEKFDRTTFDTRGDPMGGYVVDVDDAQRLTWGGEFIHSAPWSEGDQGNINVSHGCTNVSADAAHWLMGVTQVGDLVTVKGTEVKLDQGNGFTAWNVGWDDFAKGSALPVPAGLKPTQSATPHPGAVAGGSAPAPAPSISGG; from the coding sequence ATGGACGTGAGGCGACGATTCACGCTATTGGCGGTAACCATGGCAACCACACCATTGGTTGTCGCCGGCTGCACGGCTGGGCCCAAGGCGGTGAAGCTGGGCCAGGAGAAGAAACCCCCGTCGCTGACCGTGACGCCAGCAGACCACACGAAGGACGTGCCGATCAGCGCCGAGGTGGGCACCACGGTCAGCGGCGGCAAGATCACCGCGGTGCGGCTCACCGACGACAAGGGCGCGCAGGTGCCGGCCGAGCCCCGGGAGGACGGCTCCGGCTGGGTGCCGACCAAGCCGCTGCAGAATTCTCGGACGTACATCGCGGAGGTGACCGCGACCGGCGATTCCGGGAAGACCACCACGCAGAAGACGACGTTCACCACGGCGGCGAAGTCGGACAAGTCACCGATCACCAGTACGCTCTATTTCACCGACAATGAGACGTACGGGACGGCGATGCCGTTGGTCGTCAAGTTCGAACCGGCGATTCCAAAAGAGGCCAGGGCGGATGTGCAACGGCGATTGTTCGTGAAGACGGATCCGCCGCAGCCGGGCACCTGGTCGTGGATTGCGGACGGCACCCAGGTCGAATATCGGGCGCCCGATTTCTGGAAGCCCGGCACGAAGATCAGCGTGCGGAGCGGCCTGCAGGGGCTCCCGATCGGCAAGGACGCCATCGGTGACGCGGACCACTCCGCGACCGCGAAGATCGGCCGACAGGTCTCGCTGGACATCGACAACGCCACCAAGCAGATGGCGGTCTATCAGGACGGCAAGCTGCTGCGCAAGATCCCGGTGAGCCTCGGTAAGGAGAGCACGCCGACCTCCAGCGGCAACATGGTGATCATGGAGAAGTTCGACCGGACCACCTTCGACACCCGGGGCGACCCGATGGGCGGCTACGTGGTCGACGTCGACGATGCGCAGCGCCTCACCTGGGGCGGCGAGTTCATCCACTCGGCGCCGTGGTCGGAGGGGGACCAGGGCAACATCAACGTCTCGCACGGCTGCACCAACGTCTCGGCCGATGCCGCGCACTGGCTGATGGGCGTGACGCAGGTCGGCGACCTGGTGACGGTCAAGGGCACCGAGGTGAAGCTGGACCAGGGCAACGGGTTCACCGCCTGGAACGTCGGCTGGGACGACTTCGCCAAGGGCAGCGCACTGCCGGTGCCGGCGGGCCTCAAGCCCACGCAGAGCGCGACGCCGCACCCGGGCGCGGTGGCGGGCGGCTCGGCGCCCGCACCCGCCCCGTCGATCAGCGGCGGCTGA
- a CDS encoding dihydrolipoamide acetyltransferase family protein gives MGGGMSTAVGTRDFLLPDLGEGLSEAEIVEWRVAVGDVVTVDQTVVEVETAKAVVDVPCPYAGRVVALHGAAGEVRPVGQPLITIAPLDDAGGDEPPGHATYREEERAGSGNVLIGYGTGHGGPGRRRRRPRLALAPEPTATEPVPTVGSPAAGTPLAGGTPLAGGTPVADGPATAAGRPGTAGPVLVISPIVRRLARERGVDLAALRGTGPGGVIRRADVEAAAAAPVARLAAVPDAPEAHVGLAPVGGGDVVIRLTGIRKAIADKLSRSRREIPEVTIWVDVDATGLLETRAAINAATPDAPVSILALLARICLSGLRKYPQLNAHVDTEGQRIVQSAGVHLGIAAQTDRGLLVPVLRDAQRLTTRELAAALAETTAAARAGTLPPARLTGGTFTLNNYGVFGVDGSTPIINHPEAALLGVGRIVDKPWVVDGQLAVRKVTQLSLTFDHRVCDGGVAGGFLRHVADCVEQPALLVANV, from the coding sequence GTGGGTGGCGGCATGAGCACCGCCGTGGGCACCCGGGACTTCCTCCTGCCGGACCTGGGCGAGGGGTTGAGCGAGGCGGAGATCGTCGAGTGGCGGGTCGCGGTCGGCGACGTGGTCACCGTGGACCAGACCGTGGTCGAGGTGGAGACCGCGAAGGCGGTCGTCGACGTGCCCTGCCCGTACGCCGGTCGGGTCGTGGCGCTGCACGGCGCGGCGGGTGAGGTTCGCCCGGTCGGCCAGCCGCTGATCACCATCGCCCCGCTCGACGACGCGGGCGGCGACGAGCCCCCCGGCCACGCCACCTACCGCGAGGAGGAGCGTGCCGGCTCGGGCAACGTGCTGATCGGGTACGGCACCGGCCACGGCGGCCCGGGCCGGCGGCGCCGCCGGCCCCGGCTGGCCCTGGCCCCGGAGCCCACCGCCACCGAGCCGGTGCCGACCGTCGGGTCGCCGGCCGCCGGGACGCCGCTGGCCGGAGGTACCCCGCTGGCCGGGGGTACCCCGGTGGCCGACGGTCCGGCCACCGCCGCCGGGCGCCCGGGTACGGCCGGCCCGGTCCTGGTCATCTCGCCGATCGTTCGCCGGCTGGCTCGCGAACGCGGCGTGGACCTGGCCGCGCTGCGCGGCACCGGGCCCGGCGGGGTGATCCGCCGGGCCGACGTGGAAGCGGCGGCGGCCGCCCCGGTCGCGCGGCTCGCCGCCGTGCCGGACGCCCCCGAGGCGCACGTGGGGCTCGCCCCCGTGGGCGGCGGAGACGTGGTCATCCGGCTGACCGGCATCCGCAAGGCGATCGCCGACAAGCTCTCCCGCAGCCGCCGCGAGATCCCGGAGGTCACCATCTGGGTGGACGTGGACGCCACCGGCCTGCTGGAGACCCGGGCCGCGATCAATGCGGCCACCCCGGACGCGCCGGTCAGCATCCTGGCCCTGCTGGCCCGGATCTGCCTCAGTGGCCTGCGGAAGTATCCGCAGCTCAACGCGCACGTGGACACCGAGGGGCAGCGGATCGTGCAGTCGGCCGGGGTGCACCTGGGCATCGCCGCGCAGACCGACCGGGGCCTGCTCGTCCCGGTGCTCCGCGACGCCCAGCGGCTGACCACGCGGGAGTTGGCCGCCGCGCTCGCCGAGACCACCGCGGCCGCGCGGGCCGGCACCCTGCCGCCGGCGCGGCTGACCGGCGGCACCTTCACCCTCAACAACTACGGGGTGTTCGGCGTGGACGGTTCCACCCCGATCATCAACCACCCGGAGGCCGCGCTGCTGGGCGTCGGCCGGATCGTGGACAAGCCCTGGGTGGTCGACGGGCAGCTCGCGGTCCGCAAGGTGACCCAGCTCAGCCTCACCTTCGACCACCGGGTCTGCGACGGCGGAGTGGCCGGTGGCTTCCTGCGCCACGTGGCGGACTGCGTCGAGCAGCCCGCGCTGCTGGTGGCGAACGTCTGA
- a CDS encoding STAS domain-containing protein encodes MSQRSDRFQVEISVGDHVVDVRAAGEIDIATVGSFRAALWAAPARPVLRLDLSGVRMLSAAGVRALVAAHLRIRARGGELLLVDPDPVVHRVLRATGLHRVMLVVESAPAAELIPA; translated from the coding sequence ATGAGCCAGCGCAGCGACCGGTTCCAGGTGGAGATCAGCGTGGGCGACCACGTGGTGGACGTCCGGGCGGCCGGCGAGATCGACATCGCCACCGTGGGGTCGTTCCGGGCTGCGCTCTGGGCCGCGCCAGCCCGGCCCGTGCTCCGGCTGGACCTGTCCGGTGTGCGAATGCTGTCGGCGGCCGGGGTGCGCGCGCTGGTCGCCGCGCATCTGCGGATCCGGGCCCGGGGTGGTGAGCTGCTGCTGGTCGACCCCGACCCGGTGGTCCACCGGGTGCTGCGTGCCACCGGGCTGCACCGGGTCATGCTGGTCGTGGAGTCGGCCCCGGCGGCGGAGCTGATTCCGGCCTGA
- a CDS encoding helical backbone metal receptor — protein sequence MRVVSLVPSLTEAVALTRPEVLVGATDWCTHPAGLSVARVGGSKYPDLDRVLALRPDLVLLNEEENRLADADALRAAGVPVQVTFPRTVPEALTQLGELLAAIGAPGEPDWLRAARQAWAGLPVPPAPRAAVVPVWRRPWVVLGRDTFAGDVLRRLGVSNQWADHAERYPRPSLDELRARAPDLVVLPDEPYRFTAEDGPEAFPGIPAALVSGRHLTWYGPSLAEAPALLAAQLAAAG from the coding sequence ATGCGGGTGGTGTCCCTGGTGCCGTCGTTGACCGAGGCGGTGGCGCTGACCCGACCCGAGGTGCTGGTCGGCGCCACCGACTGGTGCACCCACCCGGCCGGGCTGAGCGTCGCCCGGGTCGGCGGGAGCAAGTACCCGGACCTGGACCGGGTGCTCGCGCTGCGGCCCGACCTGGTCCTGCTCAACGAGGAGGAGAATCGGCTCGCCGACGCGGACGCCCTGCGCGCGGCCGGCGTACCGGTGCAGGTCACCTTCCCCCGTACGGTGCCCGAGGCGCTGACCCAGCTCGGCGAGCTGCTCGCCGCGATCGGGGCGCCCGGCGAGCCGGACTGGCTGCGGGCGGCCCGGCAGGCCTGGGCGGGGCTACCCGTCCCGCCGGCACCACGCGCCGCAGTGGTGCCGGTGTGGCGACGGCCGTGGGTGGTGCTCGGCCGGGACACCTTCGCCGGTGACGTGCTGCGCCGGCTCGGCGTCAGCAACCAGTGGGCCGACCACGCGGAGCGCTACCCCCGGCCGAGCCTGGACGAGCTGCGCGCCCGGGCACCCGATCTGGTGGTGCTGCCGGACGAGCCGTACCGCTTCACCGCCGAGGACGGGCCGGAGGCGTTTCCCGGCATACCGGCCGCGCTCGTCTCGGGCCGGCACCTCACCTGGTACGGCCCGTCGCTCGCCGAGGCGCCCGCGCTGCTCGCCGCCCAACTCGCCGCCGCCGGCTGA
- a CDS encoding FKBP-type peptidyl-prolyl cis-trans isomerase — protein MEKPEVGPIEGAPPADLVIEDITVGEGPEARPGQLANVHYVGVAHSTGREFDASWNRGEAFEFPLGGGRVIAGWDQGVVGMKVGGRRKLIIPPHLGYGARGAGGVIKPNETLIFVVDLLGVR, from the coding sequence ATGGAGAAGCCCGAGGTTGGCCCGATCGAGGGCGCGCCGCCCGCCGATCTCGTCATCGAGGACATCACGGTCGGCGAGGGCCCGGAGGCCCGCCCCGGCCAGCTCGCCAACGTGCACTACGTCGGCGTGGCCCACTCGACCGGCCGCGAGTTCGACGCGTCGTGGAACCGGGGTGAGGCGTTCGAGTTCCCGCTCGGCGGCGGGCGGGTCATCGCCGGCTGGGACCAGGGTGTGGTCGGCATGAAGGTGGGCGGCCGGCGCAAGCTGATCATCCCGCCGCACCTGGGTTACGGCGCCCGCGGCGCTGGGGGGGTCATCAAGCCGAACGAGACGCTGATCTTCGTGGTGGACCTGCTCGGCGTCCGCTGA
- a CDS encoding Lrp/AsnC family transcriptional regulator, which translates to MSQETGSAAGTAGGTGRSAGPLDEVDRRILRELVRDGRLSIRTLAERVHVSRTNAYARVERLVRDGVVTGFRARVAPEPAGLGTSAYIALTIEQNTWREVSEELARVRYVEHVALLSGEHDVLALVRAPDNATLRDVVLERVQSIAGVLSTRSWLVFEEFDGTQSPWQ; encoded by the coding sequence ATGAGCCAAGAGACCGGGAGCGCAGCGGGCACGGCGGGCGGAACGGGACGTTCGGCCGGGCCGCTCGACGAGGTCGACCGGCGGATCCTGCGGGAGCTGGTCCGCGACGGCCGGCTCTCCATCCGTACGCTCGCCGAACGGGTGCACGTGTCCCGCACCAACGCGTACGCGCGGGTGGAGCGCCTGGTCCGGGACGGGGTGGTCACCGGGTTCCGGGCCCGGGTGGCGCCGGAGCCGGCCGGGCTCGGCACGTCGGCGTACATCGCGCTCACCATCGAGCAGAACACCTGGCGGGAGGTGTCCGAGGAACTGGCCCGGGTGCGCTACGTCGAGCACGTGGCGCTGCTCAGCGGCGAGCACGACGTGCTGGCCCTGGTGCGGGCGCCGGACAACGCCACGCTGCGGGACGTGGTGCTGGAGCGGGTGCAGAGCATCGCCGGGGTGCTGTCGACGCGTAGCTGGCTGGTCTTCGAGGAGTTCGACGGTACGCAGAGCCCCTGGCAGTAA
- the pdhA gene encoding pyruvate dehydrogenase (acetyl-transferring) E1 component subunit alpha, with protein sequence MTTTPQAVRRASPRTRRKATPAATDPSAGLLPQTEPVRLLNPDGTPLPARKDYPEPPVEALREMYRRMVVGRRFDVQATALTKQGRLAVYPSSRGQEACQVGGVLALRDTDWVFPTYRESMALTARGIDPVEVLTLLRGDWHCGYDAAARHTAPQCTPLATQCVHAAGLAYGESYQGRDTVALAFIGDGATSEGDFHEGVNFAAVFKAPVVYFVQNNRYAISVPLSRQTAAPSLAYKGVGYGVPSEQVDGNDPVAVLAVLTRAVEHARSGQGPFLVEAHTYRMEPHTNADDQTRYRDAEEVEAWRDRDPIARLEAYLRARGVLDDAAVAAIADEAEAYAAALRDRMNAQPTVDPLSLFDHVYAQPTPQLVEQREQVRAELAADRDEEGDA encoded by the coding sequence GTGACGACCACACCCCAGGCGGTCCGCAGGGCATCCCCCCGCACCCGCCGGAAGGCCACCCCGGCCGCCACCGACCCGTCGGCCGGGCTGCTACCGCAGACCGAGCCGGTCCGGCTGTTGAACCCCGACGGCACCCCGCTGCCGGCCCGCAAGGACTACCCGGAGCCGCCGGTCGAGGCGCTGCGCGAGATGTACCGGCGGATGGTCGTCGGCCGCCGCTTCGACGTGCAGGCGACCGCGCTGACCAAGCAGGGCCGCCTCGCCGTCTACCCGTCCTCGCGGGGGCAGGAGGCGTGCCAGGTCGGCGGCGTCCTGGCGCTGCGCGACACCGACTGGGTCTTTCCGACCTACCGCGAGTCGATGGCGCTGACCGCGCGGGGCATCGACCCGGTCGAGGTGCTGACCCTGCTGCGTGGCGACTGGCACTGCGGATACGACGCGGCCGCCCGGCACACCGCGCCGCAGTGCACCCCGCTCGCCACGCAGTGCGTGCACGCCGCCGGCCTGGCGTACGGCGAGTCGTACCAGGGGCGGGACACCGTGGCGCTGGCCTTCATCGGCGACGGCGCGACCAGCGAGGGCGACTTCCACGAGGGCGTCAACTTCGCCGCCGTGTTCAAGGCCCCGGTCGTCTACTTCGTGCAGAACAACAGGTACGCGATCAGCGTGCCGCTCTCCCGGCAGACCGCCGCGCCGAGCCTGGCGTACAAGGGTGTCGGCTACGGCGTGCCCAGCGAGCAGGTCGACGGCAACGACCCGGTGGCCGTGCTCGCGGTGCTCACCCGCGCGGTGGAGCACGCCCGGTCGGGCCAGGGGCCGTTCCTGGTCGAGGCGCACACCTACCGGATGGAGCCGCACACCAACGCCGACGACCAGACCCGCTACCGGGACGCCGAGGAGGTCGAGGCGTGGCGGGACCGCGACCCGATCGCCCGGCTGGAGGCGTACCTGCGGGCCCGGGGCGTGCTGGACGACGCCGCGGTCGCCGCGATCGCCGACGAGGCCGAGGCGTACGCCGCCGCGCTGCGTGACCGGATGAACGCCCAGCCGACGGTCGACCCGCTCAGCCTCTTCGACCACGTGTACGCGCAGCCGACCCCGCAGCTGGTCGAGCAGCGCGAGCAGGTCCGCGCCGAGCTGGCCGCCGACCGCGACGAGGAGGGGGACGCCTGA